In Phoenix dactylifera cultivar Barhee BC4 chromosome 11, palm_55x_up_171113_PBpolish2nd_filt_p, whole genome shotgun sequence, the following are encoded in one genomic region:
- the LOC103719818 gene encoding ABC transporter B family member 26, chloroplastic isoform X2, whose amino-acid sequence MQVNIFGLRSCCFGIANMILVRRMREKLYDALLLQDISFFDEETVGDLTSRLGADCQQVSRVFGTDLNMIARNVVQGTGALIYLFILSWPLALSTLVICSALATIMLIHGQYQKKAAKLSQELTACANEVAQETFSLVRTVRAYGMEKHEFGRYIKWLGLLSNVYLRQSMAFGFWSSSFNFLYHSTQVIAVLIGGISIISGRITAEQLTKFILYSEWLIYSTWWVGDNWSSLMQSIGASEKVFLLMDLLPSNQFLSPGRRLQKLEGHVDFVNISFRYPSRLMVPVLRQVSLSVHPNEVVAIAGLSGSGKSTLVNLLLRLYEPTDGQILVDGVPLVELDIKWLRERIGFVGQEPRLFRMDVSSNIKYGCPREVTDEEVEWAAKQANAHEFILSLPNGYGTLVDDSLLSGGQKQRIAIARAILREPNILILDEATSALDAESEHYVKRVLRLVQNGSNLRRTVIIIAHRLSTIQAADRIIVMDRGRIVEMGDHMELIQKDGLYARLAKRQTDAFA is encoded by the exons ATGCAGGTTAATATCTT TGGTTTACGAAGTTGCTGTTTTGGCATTGCTAACATGATATTG GTTAGGAGAATGAGAGAAAAGCTCTATGATGCTCTCCTTCTTCAG GATATTTCCTTTTTCGACGAGGAAACAGTCGGTGATTTGACTAGTAGACTTGGGGCAGATTGTCAGCAAGTATCTCGTGTCTTTGGCACTGATCTTAATATGATAGCACGCAATGTAGTTCAG GGCACAGGTGCATtaatatatttgtttattttatccTGGCCTCTTGCATTGTCTACACTGGTGATCTGCTCAGCCTTGGCAACAATAATGCTCATTCATGGCCA GTACCAGAAAAAAGCGGCAAAATTAAGCCAAGAGCTTACTGCATGCGCTAATGAA GTTGCACAAGAGACATTTTCTTTGGTGAGGACAGTCCGAGCATATGGAATGGAGAAGCATGAATTTGGacg ATACATAAAATGGCTGGGGCTCCTGTCTAATGTATACTTGCGCCAAAGCATGGCTTTTGGGTTTTGGAGTTCAAGCTTCAACTTTCTCTATCATTCAACCCAG GTTATTGCTGTGCTTATAGGAGGAATATCTATCATATCTGGTCGTATAACGGCAGAACAACTGACCAAGTTCATACTATACTCTGAGTGGTTGATTTATTCAACatggtgggtgggagacaactGGTCTTCGCTAATGCAGTCCATTGGAGCAAGCGAAAAGGTCTTTCTATTAATGGATCTATTACCTAGCAACCAGTTCTTATCCCCAG GGCGGAGATTACAAAAGCTGGAAGGGCATGTAGACTTCGTCAATATATCATTTCGTTATCCTTCAAGGTTAATG GTACCTGTTTTGCGGCAAGTAAGTCTGTCAGTTCACCCAAATGAAGTAGTTGCAATT GCCGGTCTTAGTGGAAGTGGAAAAAGCACTCTTGTCAATCTTCTTCTTCGTCTTTATGAACCAACAGATGGTCAG ATATTAGTTGATGGAGTACCTCTAGTAGAACTGGATATCAAATGGCTAAGAGAGAGAATTGGTTTCGTGGGACAG GAACCACGCCTTTTTCGCATGGATGTGAGTTCAAACATAAAATATGGGTGCCCCAGGGAAGTCACTGATGAAGAAGTGGAATGGGCTGCGAAGCAGGCAAATGCTCACGAGTTTATTTTGTCTCTTCCGAATGGTTATGGTACCCTTGTTGATGATTCTCTTCTTAGTGGAGGCCAGAAGCAGCGGATTGCTATTGCCAGGGCTATTCTTAGAGAACCCAACATTTTGATTCTCGATGAAGCCACCAGTGCACTTGATGCAGAGAGTGAACACTATGTGAAG AGGGTTCTTCGTCTCGTTCAAAATGGATCCAATTTGAGAAGAACTGTTATCATCATAGCGCATAG GTTATCTACAATACAAGCTGCTGACAGAATAATCGTAATGGACAGGGGCAGAATTGTTGAG ATGGGGGACCATATGGAGCTTATTCAAAAAGATGGCTTGTACGCACGACTAGCCAAACGGCAAACAGATGCATTTGCATAG
- the LOC103719818 gene encoding ABC transporter B family member 26, chloroplastic isoform X1 encodes MVLAAAPTTIGPRIRCRFSFFSPRKPLPLPTTTVKKFSSSPPPPFLLLSGHRALKLSPLKASSSSFNGFAHPQNIGTKTGNFDAESSETGFRERLVSGLVILRSFLPGGSWWNLELEEEEGRGGEEAKSDRKKGVSVIGALRRMWMLVANDRWVIFLAFTCLMIAALSEISIPHFLAASIFSAQSGESMIFYRNARLLVLLCFASGICSGLRSCCFGIANMILVRRMREKLYDALLLQDISFFDEETVGDLTSRLGADCQQVSRVFGTDLNMIARNVVQGTGALIYLFILSWPLALSTLVICSALATIMLIHGQYQKKAAKLSQELTACANEVAQETFSLVRTVRAYGMEKHEFGRYIKWLGLLSNVYLRQSMAFGFWSSSFNFLYHSTQVIAVLIGGISIISGRITAEQLTKFILYSEWLIYSTWWVGDNWSSLMQSIGASEKVFLLMDLLPSNQFLSPGRRLQKLEGHVDFVNISFRYPSRLMVPVLRQVSLSVHPNEVVAIAGLSGSGKSTLVNLLLRLYEPTDGQILVDGVPLVELDIKWLRERIGFVGQEPRLFRMDVSSNIKYGCPREVTDEEVEWAAKQANAHEFILSLPNGYGTLVDDSLLSGGQKQRIAIARAILREPNILILDEATSALDAESEHYVKRVLRLVQNGSNLRRTVIIIAHRLSTIQAADRIIVMDRGRIVEMGDHMELIQKDGLYARLAKRQTDAFA; translated from the exons ATGGTTCTGGCGGCCGCTCCTACCACCATAGGCCCCAGAATCCGCTGccgcttctccttcttctcccctCGAAAGCCTCTTCCTTTACCCACCACCACCGTCAAGAAATTCTCCTCTTCCCCTCCTCCCCCATTCCTTCTTCTCTCCGGCCACCGAGCCCTCAAACTCTCTCCTCTCAAagcgtcctcttcctccttcaatGGCTTCGCTCACCCGCAGAATATTGGAACGAAAACCGGGAATTTCGATGCGGAGAGCAGCGAGACGGGGTTTCGTGAGAGGTTGGTGTCCGGTCTTGTGATTCTTCGCTCCTTCTTGCCCGGTGGAAGCTGGTGGAATCTTgaactggaagaagaagaaggaagaggtggagaGGAAGCAAAAAGTGATAGAAAGAAGGGTGTGTCGGTGATTGGTGCTCTTCGGCGAATGTGGATGCTGGTGGCCAACGATAGATGGGTTATCTTTTTGGCGTTCACTTGCCTAATGATTGCTGCG CTTTCAGAGATATCGATACCGCATTTCTTAGCAGCATCGATCTTTTCTGCACAAAGTGGCGAAAGCATGATATTCTATAGAAATGCAAGGCTGCTAGTGCTGTTGTGTTTTGCATCTGGAATATGCAG TGGTTTACGAAGTTGCTGTTTTGGCATTGCTAACATGATATTG GTTAGGAGAATGAGAGAAAAGCTCTATGATGCTCTCCTTCTTCAG GATATTTCCTTTTTCGACGAGGAAACAGTCGGTGATTTGACTAGTAGACTTGGGGCAGATTGTCAGCAAGTATCTCGTGTCTTTGGCACTGATCTTAATATGATAGCACGCAATGTAGTTCAG GGCACAGGTGCATtaatatatttgtttattttatccTGGCCTCTTGCATTGTCTACACTGGTGATCTGCTCAGCCTTGGCAACAATAATGCTCATTCATGGCCA GTACCAGAAAAAAGCGGCAAAATTAAGCCAAGAGCTTACTGCATGCGCTAATGAA GTTGCACAAGAGACATTTTCTTTGGTGAGGACAGTCCGAGCATATGGAATGGAGAAGCATGAATTTGGacg ATACATAAAATGGCTGGGGCTCCTGTCTAATGTATACTTGCGCCAAAGCATGGCTTTTGGGTTTTGGAGTTCAAGCTTCAACTTTCTCTATCATTCAACCCAG GTTATTGCTGTGCTTATAGGAGGAATATCTATCATATCTGGTCGTATAACGGCAGAACAACTGACCAAGTTCATACTATACTCTGAGTGGTTGATTTATTCAACatggtgggtgggagacaactGGTCTTCGCTAATGCAGTCCATTGGAGCAAGCGAAAAGGTCTTTCTATTAATGGATCTATTACCTAGCAACCAGTTCTTATCCCCAG GGCGGAGATTACAAAAGCTGGAAGGGCATGTAGACTTCGTCAATATATCATTTCGTTATCCTTCAAGGTTAATG GTACCTGTTTTGCGGCAAGTAAGTCTGTCAGTTCACCCAAATGAAGTAGTTGCAATT GCCGGTCTTAGTGGAAGTGGAAAAAGCACTCTTGTCAATCTTCTTCTTCGTCTTTATGAACCAACAGATGGTCAG ATATTAGTTGATGGAGTACCTCTAGTAGAACTGGATATCAAATGGCTAAGAGAGAGAATTGGTTTCGTGGGACAG GAACCACGCCTTTTTCGCATGGATGTGAGTTCAAACATAAAATATGGGTGCCCCAGGGAAGTCACTGATGAAGAAGTGGAATGGGCTGCGAAGCAGGCAAATGCTCACGAGTTTATTTTGTCTCTTCCGAATGGTTATGGTACCCTTGTTGATGATTCTCTTCTTAGTGGAGGCCAGAAGCAGCGGATTGCTATTGCCAGGGCTATTCTTAGAGAACCCAACATTTTGATTCTCGATGAAGCCACCAGTGCACTTGATGCAGAGAGTGAACACTATGTGAAG AGGGTTCTTCGTCTCGTTCAAAATGGATCCAATTTGAGAAGAACTGTTATCATCATAGCGCATAG GTTATCTACAATACAAGCTGCTGACAGAATAATCGTAATGGACAGGGGCAGAATTGTTGAG ATGGGGGACCATATGGAGCTTATTCAAAAAGATGGCTTGTACGCACGACTAGCCAAACGGCAAACAGATGCATTTGCATAG